The genomic segment AGGTGGGGAGGCATCCCATCAGGAACGTCGCGACTCCCACGAGGATGATCGCGACCTGCAGCAGCTTCTTGCGGCCGTATTTGTCGCCGAAGTGGCCGAACACGATGCCACCGAGAGGACGGGCGACGAAGCCGACCGCGTAGGTGACGAACGCCTGGATGATCGGCGCGTAGGGGTCGTCCGACGGGGGGAACATGATCAGGTTGAACACGAGCGTCGCGGCGGTGGCGTAGAGGAAGAACTCGTACCACTCCACGACGGTGCCGGCCATCGATGCGGTGACGACACGTCTGAGGCTCGACTGTTTCACGGTCGCCTCGGGTGCCTTCGGTGAGGACATTGCGCGGTACCTCCTTGTAGAGCGCTGTGCGGTCTGGGGACGACCGCCTGGGCGACACTACCTGACGGGCGATTCATGTTTCAAGCGCGGGTGCGAGCGCGCGCGGAGAAGATGCGTGGAAGTTCACGAAATCGCCCGAGAAGCCCCGTTCAGATGAGATAGGCGTCGACGAGGAGAGCACCGCGGATGCCGCGCAAGGCGTCGATGAGCCGGTCGATGCTGCGCCCGGACCAGGTCGCCAGCTCGAGGTCGTGCGGCCCGATCGCCTGCAGCTTGCCCGTGCGGATGCGCACCACCTCCCAGCCGGAGGCGCGGATCACCCGGTCTTTACGGCGGTCCGCGTCCTCGCGCTTGCCCACGTGCTCGAGTCCGTGCCGGCCGACCGTGTCGTACTCGATCGCCACGCGCAGCTCGGGCAGGAGGAGATCGGGCCACACCTCGAGGTGATCGAAGAAGGGGCGGGCGGCGCGGATCGCGTTCGCGCCCCGCGTGACCGCGAGCCGCGACAAGACATCGGCGCGCACGCGACCTTCGGCCGCGGACGCGGGCTTGGGCGCGCAGGGACTGAAGAACGGCTCCCCCACCGGCAGGTCGGGTGTCTTCGGGCAGAGCGAGCGCTTCGACTTCGTGCGCGCCGGGCGCCAGGGAGCAGGCGCCGCGCGTATGCGCGGCGGGTCGGCGAGGACCGAGCAGTCCGGGCACCACGCGGACCTGCGCCGCTCGCGGCCCGGGCGCGAGCGCTGCTCGTCGGGAGTGGCCGCGAACCGGTGGCCGGCCTCACACTCCCACAGCAGCAGCACGTCTGCTGCCGGCGGGACCTGGGTCAGGGTGATGCCTGCGTTGAGTTCGGGGTGGTACTGCCGGATCAGGGCGGGATAGGCCGCCCACTCCGCGCGGTAGGTGCCCACAGGGTAGGGCACCTCGCGGTCCTTCGAGAACTGG from the Microbacterium atlanticum genome contains:
- a CDS encoding zinc-ribbon domain-containing protein, giving the protein MAERVELWWARRQFSKDREVPYPVGTYRAEWAAYPALIRQYHPELNAGITLTQVPPAADVLLLWECEAGHRFAATPDEQRSRPGRERRRSAWCPDCSVLADPPRIRAAPAPWRPARTKSKRSLCPKTPDLPVGEPFFSPCAPKPASAAEGRVRADVLSRLAVTRGANAIRAARPFFDHLEVWPDLLLPELRVAIEYDTVGRHGLEHVGKREDADRRKDRVIRASGWEVVRIRTGKLQAIGPHDLELATWSGRSIDRLIDALRGIRGALLVDAYLI